AATAAGTGCCACGGAAAAAAGCTGCAAAAAGTAAAAGGATGGGAATCATCggcagtttttgttttcgttttttttttctttcccccAAAAAACCGGATTTGACGCGGGTGTCAATTTTCCCGCCATTTCTGAACATCTTGAAAACGAGGCACACATGTCCTTATTTTATCATGGGAGGCGAGGGTCGAGGAAAATTGatctttcaatttcattttccttttgataaatacttgaatgaatgaaaggaAATGCAACTTAGAAGTATACAGTTGTTTTATCTGCTCATATGTATATTAAAATAGGGCCATTCTGGCCTGATTAAGCGTCGCTGTAAATGCTGAACGATTGTATTCTTTCACACGAGTGGAGGAACAGCAAATCTACGCTGTACTCTTCGTATAAAAATGAATTATATTATAATGCTGCGAAGAAACTGTCTTTGTCCACAAAAAGAGAGATGACAAATAGTTTCAAATTCAGTTGGATAAATaggaaaaataacaaaccAGGGGAGAAATAATTCTTAGCCCTCGATTCTATCAACAAGTGCAGTCACGCGTGATTTTGATTAAAATAGTTTGTGCACTGAAGcgcaaataaattaatttaattggttCGTTTCTCAAGGGGCTGTCACTTAAGGCCCTCGCTGTATTGGACTCCTTGGTAACGGGCACAGCAACAACGCCGTGAGATAACAACATGGTGACTGTACAAAAAagttgaacttgaaatttgaaagttttttagtcataatttgatttaatagATGGAAAATGACAGGGTCATATGACATCAGAGGCACTTGGGTACGTTTTGGGATGTTTTATGACTGTGATGCCGTTGTATTCGTGTGATTTAAAATGCATATTTATCGCCTCAATTATCTTTAGTTCCCTTCAGGTTTTCATGGACATTTTAGGAGCAAATCTCGCTCAGAATTCAACATCCCCTATCGGCACAGAGCAAAGCCAGTTCCGCCGGAAAAATTTCTCAATTATGCAGCGGTGggtaatttgtatttttattcattGACAAGGTTATGTTGAGATTAATTGCTATTAAATCAACCACGGGTGACAGACGAAATGTAAGGAGGTCACTGTGGATTACTGCACGCTATACCGAGAGGATTTTCATCTAGCCAGAGAGACTTCTTTCGAATGAAAAACATGTCTAAGTTTCGGGCTGATTTTATTTACACATTGCtcgaaagtaaaaaaaatgtttattttttgttgatgttttaAGCAGGAATaaaacttttgaaagaaattaaatttgcgAGCTACACCTAACAACATTGAATCACATGGGGTTTTCTCGAGGAATGGAAAGGATGAAATCCTAGGATTTTATCGGCGAAAGTTGTGCTACTGATCTTGATTTTCCTGTGAAGTATTTTGATTTGACGTCAAGGGTTgccaacaaaaagaaatggctTGTTCCGGTTCATACCACTTCATGTAAGGAAGCTACAAGCTAAGCAAAGATTAAATAATTGTTGAATGCAGCTTCATcaatcgaaaaaaaatttcatttgtttagtTTGTCTACATGATAACATCTTATAAACAAAGCTGGTTTGATCTGTATGAGAGAATTGTGACCTCAATCGCTTATACACCGGGCAATCTTGGTCAAAATTCTCCCATACAGACTTTCTGAAAGTTTTATAAGATAGACCAAGGCCCACTTCATAAACATCACGAGATTAACCAACAGTTTTTGTCGTATACTTGAGACAAGAGAAgaggtttaaatttatccttgcaGCAATTCCTATATTTACATACTTGACCGATCTTAAGCAGGCTCATGATTTCATTGGGTGACGTTTGACTTAGTGTCAGTGAATTAAGAAGAACATCACAGCTTCTGTCAACAAATCCATCTAGTGCACTTGAAACTGGAAACTACAGTTGGTACCTAACTTTGGTGTGAGCTGGGATGGATTGCTCAAAGCTTGGCACTCCTGTTTGAAGAGTTGCACAACATACCAACATAATAAGATTCTTACCTTTCTGAGAAGATGTCATTAAGTGTCGCCCCATTTCTAACCATCACTGGAACCTTACTGAAACAGTTTTATGTAAAGTCGTTAATTAGTCTAAGAGGATACTTTTGACACCTAGGTTAGTGtctaataagaaaaataagcTTAAATCATATCATTCAACTTGCCTCTGGTGTTCAAAGGTTGCAAAGTACTTTACTTGGATAGTGAAATATCCAATGGAAAGTGCTGTCCAGAAGATAATTCACTATTCATCTATTGTGTACATTAATAATACAAAAACTTACCATATTcacccgtgtataagtcaatcccgtgtataagtcaaccccccattttggagccataaaataagtttttcttatttctgggtaagaattttcttgcaaaactcatcttttatcttagatttttctttcaggtatgctatggttacacaaaaaatttgttctgaaattgtttttatctcagttttggacccatgtataagtcaagggcgattttttggaccgatttttaggctgtaaaaggtcgacttatacataGGTAAATACGGGATTGAGTTATCCAGCCTGCTAACATAACATTTCATACTTAAGAATCAAAATTAGAAGAACAACTTTTTATTCCAGTATTTTACCCCTTTGAGAAGGTACTATGGTGTGAAAATATGTAGGGGTGTGAACTCTTTACAAAACAACTGAATACTTCAATGCCCTTAAATATTTTCACATTATTTTGACTATATATTTGTACAAAATCAAGAATTATTTGTCATGTACTTTGAACTTGATATGAAGGCACGGAGTCActattttaatgtttctcGTTTTCATTGTTATGAGTTATGCAGTGGATAGTGATCAGCCGGGACagattgaaattaaaagtggtgggggggggggggggctgaaaatagtatacaactatcccccgaaggggaggtgaatagtggtggatatataccgagacgcgaagcattgaggtatatatccaccgctcttcaccaaccatgggggatagttgttttagtatttaccagattagatggataaaaaaatgctgttttaattaaattgtagccacaatttcttcttccgaaactttcgcgaaatgatgcgccatttttctctctgtttgcaaaacagtgaatatccaaggatattttAGTTACgggaaccaatcaaaatgcacgaaaattgctatccactgatttagtaaatactaaaattggATATTCCATTTCTATCAGCCCCCCTATCCTGCCTTCACCTTCCCCTTTGTCCACTACAGTTTCGTAAAATGATTCTATTGTTCTCTTTGGCAGCATATATGGACTATATAGCTATGTGctgctgtgaagggtatggatTGGAGCGTTTGGGTCTCCAATAGGGTgttatttttcacaaaactgtCCAGTCAGTAAaggattttatctagactaaggaaaccaggaattgccTCTCAAAGATacataaaaaacaataataataataattggcAAACTTTAAATTTACCCAACTCATTCTCAACAGTGTCAATATAGATGGCTATCACAAAACACTGCTGGACATTATCAGCTGCCAAGAATTGGAATTCAGACAGAAACTGAAGGTTGTAATACAGAACTATGCTAGTGACCTCCATAGTTTCTGGAAAAAAGCTACTCCAGGATAGGGGGGATTTGAggagtttactctagtatagggtagcaaaattcAGTTAAGCTAGCTCTGGTGTAGATTAAGGGTTCTAGGCTGCAAGTGGCACATACCCACCCATTACTCCTAAAATAACTctcccccccctccccctcatTTAAGTGCAAGTAACCATCTGTTTTcccattgaaaattgacagGAACGATCAAACAGGCATCTTTTCTCCAGACACGATAACAGACACGCTCACAGTGATATGGGAGACCTTGAAACATACTTTGGAATGGTAAGTCAATcataaacaattaattattatgcaaGCAACAGAATGGTTTATTTTGGTAGTTAGGCATTGCATTTAAGTGAAGAACCTCTGTAGAGGCACAAGCCCCACTACAAGATATCTCAAATAATTGTGTCCTAACAAGGCCTACCGACGAGAGAAAATATGTGCACAATCTAATACGCCCAAAAGCTATTTATATACCTATGAAATGAATGTGCAGAAAAGACTACAGGGAATAACTAATACATTCTTATTACTTGATCTCAACATGCGTACGACACTTGACAACATTCCTACGACGGGTAAATCAGTAAGAAACAATGCAATCAACACTACAGAAGTTAAATTCTAGTTTCTACGATCTCAGAGGACGTGCATGTGAGTTTGCTACTTGTGCCTTCagagattggttgcaattGACTTACCACTTTCCAGACCGCTGTCGGGGCGTGCAAATTAGCCTGCATGACAGGCGCCTTATGAGCCAAGCGGGGCGAACGCGATATTTCGCACGGAGTGCGACACGAGGGCGAAGCGCGATACGAGGGGAAGATAAAAATAAAGCTTTATCTTTTTCATCCCCTCGTCTCGCGCTCCGCGCGAAATATCGCGTTCGCCCCGCTTGGCTCATAAAGCGCCTGTCATGCAGGCTACGTCCAAATAAGGTTTTATTGCTGATTGACCAGAATCCGGAAACAAGCTCGttcaaccccccccccccccccacaaaaaaaatatctgaaGTCTGTGTTTATTCCATTTTAGGGAATGGGGAAGCGAAAACAACTTCAGTCGGGTCAAACACAACACACCAAGAGCACCCGTGACATCATAACATGGCGAGGGAACGAATGCCCGAATCCCACCACCACTTATCGATCGGACTACCCGACTACTTCACGAAATGTTACGAATTTCAACGAAACTGAACCGATTCACGTCAGGTCAAATCTCGGACTTCGACGCAGACAATTTCGTGCGGCTTCGGCGCCTCCTTCACAACGTCGGACAGCTCCGTTATTAGCCTGGAATGAACCTGATGAATCGCAACACGAGAAGCCAGGCGTAGGCCTTAGACAACCGATTCGTAATCAAAGACCGAACTTCACATCAGAGACACCCTTTGCACACACGACACCGTCAGCTGTGAAATCACAGAGTACAGTGAATGACAATTTCACTGTCTCAGAAACCATTGTTCCTCTTAATGCCACATGAATACCTTTTGCCTTTTAACTGCTATTGATATGCAAAATTATTCTGCCGTTTCtttcaaatcaaattcaataaTCACAAAGGTATCCCAAAGTTATTGAAATATCTGTGAGCCAATCATAATTCATGGTGATCATCACAATCAGCGAGAGCCGAGGGCGGGAAAACGATTTTGTTTCTGACCGCTGGCTAAAAATGAGGTGGGAAACGTTGCCCTGATCGCCAAGCGCAGTTGGGTCATGCATTACCAAAATAAGCTCATTATTTCGAAAAAGCTTTgagtcattttgttttaagtcAGTGGGGAGAGGAAAGACTAAGATCGAGGAGTGAAGGTACAAGAGTGATAGTCCATGGTGATCGTAATCAGCTAGCgccaagcgcgggaaaactcCACTGTTTTTGACCGCTGTCAAAGTACGTGGCGGCAAATTTTTGACGTCAACTAAGAAGCAAGCAATACCTCACAAATGTATGCGCTTTTTGattattaaaaaattgaaaataatagaAGCTTCGTGTCATTCTGTTTCAAGACAGTGGGCAGAAGCGCGCCTAAGATCGAGGAGTGAAAGAACAAAAGTAATATTGAATTTATGCTGATCGCAATCGGCCAGCGTCAAGCGTGGTTGTCATgttctatttaacaaatagattccatgttgccgtgcgtctgttcagtaatagatcacaggtgacgtcaaaatgtggtaagaacaaaaaagtggcacacgaggcgcagccgagtgtgtcactgatgttcttaccacattttgacgtcctctgtgatccattgctgaacagacgcacggcaacctggaatctatttgttttatataataaagaattataatatacggaaaaaagcctttttatttcaaattttgccactttgGCAGATacgaaaatagcactttgACGTAATCTATTGTCtctacaaaatgaagcgaactgattggttgctatgcggtcaaacttgaatcgagcgctgtcgtcatctatgcgtctgccCTCCAATAGATCATAAGTGAGAAGCAATCAGAATGCGTGCATAACTGAGCTTATTATACAATGTGATCTTTACGAGTTTTTCCTGCCAGTACTCTCCCTTGTCaaattaaataacaatatGCTTATACATTTCATTACGGTAGACAGTGTTTTTTGTTCCCACGAGGTGAAAATGTATCACCTGGAAAGATAAATTTGGGTATAGCTTTGCGAATCTGAGACTGTTGAGGAGTATTTGTAGAAGATTCTGGACTTTCAACGTAATGTATGCTAGCACTTATAAAAAGAATATGATGGACATGGAGATTAGTGATGTTCATGTTTTGCTTTGAGGGTCCCCTGTTCTGTCTGGGATTTTTGTAACTTTCTGTTGATCTTCTTGGGGCACCAAAGAATGTGGTATAGTAGTGTTAACAGCAGACAAATCATGCGATCATGTTCTGTGATCAATTATCGGCCCAAAATGTATGATTCAGAAGCAAGGGGCTAAGCCAGTTCATCTTGATGATACACCTCACAGAGGCTAAGAGTTTTTCTTCAGAGTTCCTGATACACACAATGATTCTTCACTTAGAAAACGGGGGAAGGAGTGCAGGGGATGCGGACCCCttccccaccccctccccgAGATGACCTGCGGCTTTTTAAAATAAGTAGtattccgaaaaaaaaaaaaaagacaagacaAGGAAAAAGCATGAGACAAAATCCTCATTAAAATACTGGATCTGCCCCTGCAAATGGAGTTACAATACCTTCTATTTGTATTTGTTCCCTTTACAAACTGAACTTTCCTTGTACGATTCTCTGTTAACCGGGCGAGACGGAGGAGACCTTTAGATCCGGGAACGAGACCGAAGACGAAGGAACTGGGAACGAGGCTCAACTGTATAATCTTTTCCACTCGTCACCGAGTTAGATTTACTTCAGTTCGTCGATGTGATTTCTTTACCAACTGAATACACCACCGATGAACGTACACGTGACCACGCAAAACGAGAAATTCGTCAATTTTTTTCGACAACGTGATTTCTCTGAGCGACAAATGTCTTCACAATGTCTCTTCCATCTTGCGTTCCAGCGATCTCTTCGAACACGAAGAAAAAAGATGCCTTTCAGAACATCCCCGTCTCTCCTTTGCTTGCCAGTGGAACATTGAGTAATGCGGAGGAAAATTCCAGCCACCAACCTAAACAACGATGTGGTGAAGAAGATGAGGCCGCAGAAGCACGCGATCGGGAAACTTACGAAGTAATGAGCGCTCACATAGAAGAGGAACACTTCTCTCTTGAAGCCCTTTTAGAGCAGCTTCCTTCCCCTCCATCACCTCATCCTGACGACACGAAAGACGGCGCAACGTTTACAACCACAGCTAGCGCTCCGTCAACGTCCTCAGTCCATCGCGCTGCTTCAGGCGGTTCTAGCCTTTCGAGAGACAGTTACACGTGGAGTATAGCTTCATCTGATCTGCCATTTAGTTTGTCACATGACGAGGAAAAACTAGTTTGGCCTCTAGAGGTTTGTTGTGATATAAAAATAAGCCAACAATTATGGTCGTGATTTTAAAAGTGGCCACCCGGATTCTAAGAAAAAGGTCGTGAGCTGACTcacataaaataatttctcgaaagtct
This portion of the Acropora palmata chromosome 13, jaAcrPala1.3, whole genome shotgun sequence genome encodes:
- the LOC141863491 gene encoding uncharacterized protein LOC141863491; protein product: MTGSYDIRGTWFPSGFHGHFRSKSRSEFNIPYRHRAKPVPPEKFLNYAAERSNRHLFSRHDNRHAHSDMGDLETYFGMGMGKRKQLQSGQTQHTKSTRDIITWRGNECPNPTTTYRSDYPTTSRNVTNFNETEPIHVRSNLGLRRRQFRAASAPPSQRRTAPLLAWNEPDESQHEKPGVGLRQPIRNQRPNFTSETPFAHTTPSAVKSQSTVNDNFTVSETIVPLNAT